In Halorhabdus tiamatea SARL4B, a genomic segment contains:
- a CDS encoding RNA polymerase sigma factor sigma-70 region 4 domain-containing protein, whose product MPDTDTSDKDTITEQDLAVLLRDGHNGLDANMSRMALERVVEDWENHAEKDEKLEFLRDSPMDIDFVIPDVRWDADKEEFYVGTNRGPGTLGELTVGGGFHVAGEFSRDYVEAYRQQYQDLLDESMLSKKQFMAYVMREANKNEHVIADALGVKTGTVRSHAGRAREKVEKAEATARIPELFTFEGYDELQENMAELLEPQPQTG is encoded by the coding sequence ATGCCCGACACCGACACGAGCGACAAAGACACGATCACAGAACAGGACTTAGCCGTCCTCCTCCGCGACGGCCACAACGGACTCGATGCGAACATGTCCCGCATGGCACTCGAACGAGTCGTAGAAGACTGGGAAAACCACGCAGAGAAAGACGAGAAACTCGAATTCCTCCGCGACTCCCCGATGGACATCGATTTCGTAATCCCGGACGTCCGATGGGATGCTGACAAAGAGGAATTCTACGTCGGCACGAACCGCGGCCCCGGAACCCTCGGAGAACTCACCGTTGGCGGCGGGTTCCACGTCGCCGGTGAATTCAGCCGTGACTACGTCGAAGCGTACCGGCAACAGTACCAGGACTTGCTGGATGAATCGATGCTCAGTAAGAAGCAGTTCATGGCGTACGTGATGCGTGAAGCGAACAAGAACGAGCACGTAATCGCTGACGCGCTGGGCGTGAAGACCGGGACCGTGCGCAGTCACGCTGGCCGGGCTCGTGAGAAAGTGGAGAAAGCGGAAGCAACAGCGCGCATCCCGGAGTTATTCACGTTCGAAGGGTACGACGAACTGCAGGAGAACATGGCGGAGTTGCTTGAACCGCAGCCACAGACCGGGTAA
- a CDS encoding recombinase family protein produces MKRALAWIRKSKGSDDDVGLELQREEVHALAEELGDEVDTLDLGVQTGFSTLTRDPDASTTWIDQHLDVQDTVEELRSGAYDVLVAFDDRRVARDEYFSVIEHAAVQGGCDVAFVSDDVETDDLAFDIQRRVERKTKDEEIKKSKAAVKEKQENGHFHGTVPFGLAFTADKMHLEKHPVEWDQLLDAIERRENGETLASIADDIGTSAPTVSRMTNRGVEWYEEKLREYGREEPVPHASNQG; encoded by the coding sequence ATGAAACGAGCGCTCGCGTGGATTCGGAAGAGTAAGGGCAGCGACGACGACGTCGGGTTAGAGCTCCAACGCGAGGAAGTACACGCATTAGCAGAAGAACTCGGTGACGAAGTTGACACGCTCGACCTTGGCGTCCAAACCGGGTTCAGCACACTCACCCGCGACCCGGACGCCAGCACCACATGGATCGACCAGCACCTTGACGTGCAGGACACCGTCGAAGAACTACGCAGCGGAGCATACGATGTCCTCGTGGCGTTCGATGACCGGCGGGTCGCTCGGGACGAGTACTTCTCTGTAATCGAACACGCAGCCGTTCAGGGTGGCTGCGACGTCGCCTTCGTCAGCGACGACGTAGAGACCGACGACTTAGCCTTCGACATCCAACGCCGGGTCGAACGGAAGACCAAGGACGAGGAAATCAAGAAATCGAAGGCTGCAGTGAAAGAGAAGCAAGAGAACGGGCACTTCCACGGAACCGTACCGTTCGGACTCGCGTTCACTGCCGACAAGATGCACCTGGAAAAGCACCCAGTCGAGTGGGATCAGCTGCTTGACGCGATCGAGCGGCGAGAGAATGGTGAGACGCTCGCGTCAATCGCAGACGATATTGGAACGTCCGCGCCGACCGTGTCACGAATGACGAATCGCGGTGTTGAGTGGTATGAGGAGAAACTCCGGGAATACGGGCGGGAAGAACCGGTCCCGCACGCCTCGAACCAGGGGTGA
- a CDS encoding 3'-5' exonuclease — protein sequence MRPGPTGTGGAVALDIEAINLVEPPDLDFQSPDHWSVFCVPLGHRPAGDTNVQTRVLFRRGSTACDELELIERVTDWIRERNPDRIVTYNGASYDFPILRHRAGVTAHECPGSHTAGTDLELVLDAVEHTDLFREVKEDAGYNVPLDSALDYHDIPTPDVQLDGEEVSGADMPDLGLRMLAGDATDHERAAVKEYAESDVEPLFRLLDSLSE from the coding sequence ATGCGCCCCGGCCCGACCGGGACAGGCGGCGCAGTCGCGCTCGACATCGAAGCAATCAACCTCGTAGAACCACCGGACCTCGATTTCCAATCCCCTGATCACTGGTCGGTGTTCTGTGTGCCGCTCGGACACCGCCCGGCCGGGGATACCAACGTGCAGACACGAGTACTCTTCCGACGCGGATCCACGGCCTGCGACGAATTAGAGCTCATCGAGCGCGTCACCGACTGGATCCGCGAACGTAACCCCGACCGAATCGTGACGTACAACGGCGCATCGTACGATTTCCCGATTCTCCGGCACCGTGCCGGTGTCACGGCGCATGAGTGCCCCGGGTCACACACCGCAGGAACGGATTTAGAGTTAGTACTGGATGCGGTGGAGCACACTGACCTGTTCCGGGAAGTGAAGGAGGACGCAGGGTATAACGTCCCGCTCGACTCAGCGCTCGATTACCACGACATACCAACGCCCGACGTGCAGTTGGACGGGGAGGAAGTGTCGGGAGCGGATATGCCGGATCTCGGGTTGCGGATGCTGGCTGGTGACGCGACCGACCACGAACGGGCAGCTGTCAAAGAGTACGCAGAGTCCGACGTCGAACCGTTGTTCCGGTTGCTCGATTCCTTGTCTGAGTAA
- a CDS encoding DNA cytosine methyltransferase: MTQNAITAQNTDGGRVSVSNTDTNDAGEKKQCVDLFAGVGGFSQAFEEHPAWEVTTVDIDPDLDPDIVADVHELQPSDPRLPTEPDVVLASPPCTEFSTAGNHDHWDFEAGTPTSDEARDAIALAHHAVGIIKALNPEYWFLENPRGRLRWSFRDPEGTVTYCQFGMNYQKPTDLWGKHPPGFEYLSCSPGADCHNSNTEDDGYSAIASMPSGYGERAAVPYGLSEAILDAVEGETEQQQIAHTTPGHTDAVSNWGGGS, from the coding sequence ATGACACAGAACGCAATCACAGCACAGAACACTGACGGGGGGCGTGTCTCAGTCAGTAACACGGATACCAACGACGCTGGTGAGAAGAAGCAGTGCGTGGACTTGTTCGCCGGGGTCGGCGGGTTCTCACAAGCGTTCGAAGAACACCCAGCGTGGGAGGTGACGACGGTGGACATCGACCCGGACTTGGACCCGGATATCGTCGCGGACGTTCACGAACTCCAACCGTCCGATCCTCGATTACCAACCGAGCCGGACGTCGTCTTGGCATCCCCGCCATGCACGGAATTCAGTACTGCAGGGAATCACGACCACTGGGATTTCGAAGCCGGGACCCCAACGAGTGATGAGGCACGAGACGCGATCGCGCTCGCGCACCACGCCGTCGGCATCATCAAAGCCCTCAACCCAGAGTACTGGTTCCTCGAAAACCCTCGCGGACGTCTCCGATGGTCGTTCCGTGACCCGGAGGGAACAGTGACGTACTGCCAATTCGGGATGAACTATCAGAAACCGACCGATCTGTGGGGGAAGCACCCTCCCGGATTCGAATACTTGTCGTGCAGTCCGGGCGCGGACTGTCACAACAGTAACACTGAGGACGACGGGTACTCGGCAATCGCATCCATGCCAAGCGGGTACGGCGAACGTGCAGCCGTTCCGTACGGGCTCTCGGAAGCAATCCTTGACGCGGTCGAAGGTGAGACGGAACAGCAGCAAATCGCGCACACCACGCCAGGACACACCGACGCGGTCAGTAACTGGGGTGGGGGGTCGTGA